In Aquipuribacter nitratireducens, a single genomic region encodes these proteins:
- a CDS encoding nucleotidyltransferase family protein produces the protein MPTDGAFLSLVAATETVLLDGQSGSTVLPGSVVTLAGPHGVASLVLRGDDVRQSAVDRLVRGHVVLDCLSERFETAALPWLVVKGPAVSLRHYATPLWRSFSDVDVLVPPDRFGEALDELTRVGGVPLVESWRVLRELELAQVSVAMPAGVTVDLHWHLINNANSRTTFDLRTSTLLDRRERLPGTGWWVLDRESEFIHLAWHAVKEGGRRLIWACDLALIASQLDPAIVVKRSESFGMNLPVAVGVDWASALLTRFVSLRHMASALPRSVWRDVLLRRYTYALKRGRLQPGQRTALLRATRRSTLTSARALALYAVPRRGLAARAPRDESRWRSVYLEWVREIPGM, from the coding sequence GTGCCGACTGATGGGGCCTTTCTCTCGCTTGTCGCCGCGACCGAGACGGTGCTCCTGGATGGTCAGAGCGGGTCCACCGTCCTTCCCGGCTCTGTAGTCACGCTGGCGGGGCCTCACGGCGTGGCAAGCCTGGTGCTTCGTGGCGATGACGTTCGCCAAAGTGCTGTTGACCGGCTCGTTCGCGGTCACGTTGTGCTCGACTGCCTTTCGGAGCGCTTCGAGACTGCTGCGCTGCCCTGGCTAGTGGTGAAGGGCCCTGCCGTAAGCTTGCGACACTACGCGACCCCGCTGTGGCGCTCCTTTTCTGACGTTGACGTACTAGTGCCGCCTGACCGCTTCGGTGAGGCGCTCGACGAGTTGACGAGAGTGGGCGGTGTACCTCTCGTGGAGAGCTGGCGAGTGCTACGGGAGCTGGAGCTCGCTCAAGTGTCCGTGGCAATGCCGGCGGGGGTTACGGTCGATCTTCACTGGCATTTGATCAACAACGCCAATAGCCGGACTACCTTCGACCTTCGCACATCGACGCTGCTTGACCGCCGCGAACGCCTACCGGGCACCGGGTGGTGGGTACTCGATCGCGAGTCGGAGTTCATCCACCTCGCGTGGCATGCCGTAAAGGAAGGCGGGCGCCGCCTGATCTGGGCATGCGACCTCGCCCTCATCGCTTCACAGCTCGACCCAGCGATTGTGGTGAAACGGTCCGAGTCGTTCGGGATGAATCTGCCAGTCGCGGTGGGAGTCGACTGGGCCAGCGCGCTGCTAACGCGCTTCGTTTCCCTGAGGCACATGGCCAGCGCACTTCCGCGCAGCGTCTGGCGGGACGTGCTTCTTCGCCGGTACACGTACGCCTTGAAGCGGGGCCGCCTGCAGCCCGGCCAGCGGACGGCCTTGCTGCGCGCGACCCGCAGAAGCACTTTGACATCGGCAAGGGCCTTGGCCTTGTACGCCGTGCCGCGGCGCGGCTTGGCCGCCCGGGCTCCGCGTGACGAGAGCAGGTGGCGAAGTGTCTACCTCGAGTGGGTTCGGGAGATTCCGGGGATGTGA
- a CDS encoding glycosyltransferase, with amino-acid sequence MYTGTVDERLDSDAVAQVAAVVDEVHLVGPVTDTAPLSELSRLPNLRMHGPVGQSRLRELVVACDVGLLPHRITGLTTAMSPLKLYEYVAAGLPVVATDLPPVRGLGSRVILVPPDGGWGQPTRAALSLGPASETDLLSTTAGISWSERLAPLVTAVSRQLDASAD; translated from the coding sequence GTGTACACAGGTACCGTCGACGAGCGTCTTGACAGCGATGCCGTCGCTCAGGTTGCCGCGGTTGTCGATGAAGTGCACCTTGTCGGCCCAGTCACCGATACAGCTCCGCTGTCTGAACTGTCACGGCTGCCGAACCTCCGTATGCATGGTCCAGTCGGCCAATCTCGGCTTCGTGAACTCGTCGTAGCGTGCGACGTGGGGCTTCTGCCACACCGGATCACCGGCCTCACGACGGCCATGTCACCCCTGAAGCTGTATGAGTACGTCGCTGCTGGGCTACCGGTCGTGGCGACCGATCTGCCGCCCGTACGCGGATTGGGGTCACGTGTGATCCTTGTGCCGCCAGACGGCGGTTGGGGTCAACCGACCCGCGCAGCGTTGTCACTCGGGCCGGCGTCGGAGACCGACCTTTTGTCGACCACCGCGGGGATCTCGTGGTCCGAACGACTCGCCCCCCTAGTGACGGCTGTGTCTCGACAATTGGACGCCAGTGCCGACTGA